In Suncus etruscus isolate mSunEtr1 chromosome 9, mSunEtr1.pri.cur, whole genome shotgun sequence, the genomic window AGCTAGAGATACTGTCTAAAACTAAGTTTATATGAATGgtgctggagtcatagtacagagataaggcatttgctttgcagaccCAGAAgagctaggtttgattcccagcatcccatatggtcccccacaggTTCCACAGCCCTGGTTAAAATCCTTAtaacacatatggtcctctgagcgcaACTAGGTTTGGCCCCTGATTTTAGAGCCAGGTTTGGGTTCCTAAACTCTGCTGGTCATGGTTCAAAACAAAAAACGTATTGTTGTTTAGGTATATATAATAAGGTTAAAATAAGCATTAGTCTTcatggtcttttttttcttttggaggggagaggacctagcagtgctcagatattactcctgggtctgtgctcaggagttgctcctggttctgttgGTGAAACAACATAAatggtgtcagggactgaatcTGGATAAAGTACTTGCAAGGCACTTACCCCTGTACTCTGGCTCCAATATTTATGCTTTTAGTGTACAAAATTACTGTactttcaccaccaccaaagtgcctgaAACCTTACACCACTGTAACTTCCAGTCCTCTTCCCACCCCCTCACTTCCCTCCCCAACTGCTTGACAACTTTAGTTCTGTAATCAAAGTCCAAGTTATCATTGAATATAGTCCATTCATTCCCTGCTTTGTTTTTCTATCAATCCTATATGAATGGGATCATTCAGTACTTGTTCTCCTACAACTAACTTAGATAAACATGATACCCAGTAGATAGAGATATCTATATTGTagcaaaagacattttattttttattctagctgcttagtattccattgtatagatgccaaattttaaaatttatgtactgggtttcaaaaatgtttatgattgagtttcagtcacataatgCATAACACTTCACaactgcacattttctgccaccaatgtcccagtttccctcctccccatcccctgtgCCTTGGGGCTAATATTTtacctttctctctctgcctttattccttttttttccttttgacactATCTTTTGCCCtatgttaatgaaggggtacttagcatactttcagcacccaattcatATTGAAAGTGATTAGTTCCAATTATCATGACACTTCTCTATTCTAAATGCACTCCCAACTCTTTATGGCAAGCCTGATACCATGGACTGGTCATCCtaatcctcatctttattgtttctggatataattttatacaatcttttatatttttaatatctaacaaatgagtgatactattctatgtttacccctctccctctgactcatttcactcagcataatactaacCATGCATaagaaatttcatgaattcacttttcctaacagcttttACCTAACTTTTACCTAACAGCTGtttggtattccattgtgtatatttactttTACCTAACAGCTGtttggtattccattgtgtatatttaccaaattttctttagccactcatttgttcttgggcacttgggttgtttcttaTTCTGtcatttgtaaatagtgctgcaatgaatacagaagTGCAGAGTGTCTTactgcattttgttttttgggcccctGGATATATTTCTTCCTAGGGTTCTTACCTCCAGTTGCAGAGGAAAAAACTGAGATTCAGAAAAAATTTCAAgaagtttatatttttcaatcacCTCAGTCTAACCTTCAACCCAAATATCTCTCTCATGGAGCCTCACAATCTTTCTTCTGTGAAAAGTTTACTCATACCCTTCCTGCTACCTTCCTTTTCAACCATGCTTCTCTATCATCATCTAAACTTAAATCTTTCCCTATTAAGATCCATAGAGTCTTGGTGGTTTGTTTGTTCATTCgtgtgtttcttattttttcttcctttccttctttcctttttatttcttttctttctctttctttctttctttctttttctttctttcttttttctttctttctttcttcttttctttctctttctttctttcttcttctttctctttctttctttctttctttcttttcttctttcttccttttctttctttctttctttctttcttttctttctttctttctttcttcttttctttctttctttctttcttttctttctttttctccttcttttcttctttctttttctttctttctttttctctttctttctttctttctttctttctttttctttcttctttctttctttctttctttctttctttctttctttctttctttctttttcttcttttctttcttctttcttctttctttctttccttctttccttccttcttccttcattccttccttccttccttccttccttccttcttccttcttctttcctctttcttctttcttctttctttctttcttttctttcttttctttttctttctttcttttctttctttctttctttctttctttctttctttctttctttctttctttctttctttctttctttctctttcttctttcttcttccttctttctttcttctttctttctttctttcctttctttcttctttctttctttcttctttctttcttctcttttcttctttctttctttctttctttctttctttttctttctttcttttctttcttctcttttctttctttctttcttttctctttctttttctttttctttctttctttcttcttctttctttcttttctttctctttctttctttctttctttcttctttctttcttctttcttttctctttctttctttctttccttttttctttctttctttctttctttctttctttttctttctttcttctttctttctttctttcttttttcttctttctttctttcttctttttttctttcctttctttcttttctttcttttttctttctttcctttccttccttcctttccttcttccttccttcctttcttcttccttctttctttctttctttctttcttttcttcttctttctttctttcttttcttctttttttcttctttctttcttttctttctttctttctttctttctttcttctttctttctctcttttctttctttcttttctttctttctttctttctttcttcttccttccttcttcctctctttcttcctttcttctttctttctttctttctttctttctttctttctttctttcttctttcttccttttcctttctttctttctttctttctttcttctttctttctttctcctctttctttatttctttctctttctttctctttcttctttctttcttttcctttctttctttctttgtttctttttctctttctttctttctttttctctctttctctctttctttctttttcgatctctttctttctttttctttctttctttcttttctttctttttcctttctttcttccttccttccttctttcctttttgttccttcctttcttctttcttttctttctttctttttctttttccttcttttcttccttcccttattccttcttttcttccttccttctttccttccttccttccttccttctttctttcttctttttctttcttctcttctttctttctttctttctttcttttctttctttctttctttcttccttctttctttctttctcttttttctttctctctttctttcctctttctttctttcttctctttttttctttctttcttttttttctttctttctttctttctttttttcttttctttctttctttctttctttcttctttctttctttctttctttctttctttctctttctttctttctttctttcttctttcttctttatttctttctttctttctttttctttctctcttctttctttcttctttcttcctcctccttcctccttccttccttccttcctttccttctttctttctctttatatctttttcttctttctttttctttctctcttctttctttcttctttcttccttccttccttcctccttccttccttccttccttcctccctccctcccttccttccttccttccttccttccttccttcctttcctttctttctttcttttttctttctttctttctctttctttcttttctttctttctttctttctttctttcttttttctttctttctttctttattcttcttttctttccttctttccttccttccttccttcttccttccttcctccttccttccttccttccttccttcttccttccttccttccttccttcttccttccttccttccttccttccttccttccttccttccttccttccttccttccttccttccttccttccttcctttctttctttctttctttctttctttctttctttctttctttctttctttctttcgacacctcagaggtgctcaggtttactcttgactttgtgctcagggattactcctggtgagctgggGGGTACATATGGATGCCATgcattgaaccaggatcagctgtatgaaaggcaagtgcccatcCTGTAATACTCCTGCTCCAGCCTCAAAATCATGGTAGTTTTATTTTGACCTCACCACTCTATGCATTGAGATGAATTGACTAATACTATAGTTTTATCTAAATCTATTATATTAAGGGCCAGAACATCATTTTGTCCTGAGGAACTCCTGTTGCCAAAGCATTCACCAATAACTTGTGATCACCGAGTTAAAGGTCCCTGCAGTCCTCATCTGCCTAGTCCCTTCATGAGATTTACCATTCCCATCTCTGACAACCTTCTCAGACCATTCACCTCCCTTGACTTTAATAAGGTCACTCTCATTGTTAAATTCCTGCACTATGACTTCTACAAGCAAACAAATCTTCTAAGATTCCTTATAAGCCATCTGCTTTTCTTCATTCTATGCCAGATCCAGGTCTGTTCCATGCAGGTCAAATTTTAGATATGATCTTGTTGCTTCTCTGCTCTGGACTCTTTACCCTCCCAAGTTGTACTCTGTAGGTCCAGAAGTTCTAACTTGTAATTCTTGCCCAATGGGCCTTTATTCAGCACAAAGGCCCAAAGCTGCCCCGTGATGCTTAGTGAGGTGCAAGAATTGGGTCACATGCATACTAGTTAGTCATGTGCCTAACTACAGTGCTTAACTCCCAGTCCCTGCTCTAGACTTTTAACTGGCTGCTAAATACTGCCCGAAGCAAGCTTTTAAGCTTCTTCTCATAGCAGATAAGTTCTTTCATTATCTGGCCTCTGCTTCCCATAGTCCAGCTGTGTCCTCACTCCATGTTGCTTCTGTTCCAAGAGAACATGGGGCTACCAAGGTCTCTCCAAGTCAGTTGTCTTTATAAATGCCTCTATCGTGGCTCAAAATGTTGCTTGGCCTCAGCATGCCTTTTTTCCcctgcttctttctttccttccccataCACTTACTTGGTTTTATCCACTAAACACAAATTAGATTCATCTTCTATATAAAGAGCTCTATGTTCTGATTCTCCCATCTCTTTGTTCCTACagaattttttaatagaaaattataattaaccattatatctatatctatatatttagcaggagagatagtacaagggcaaggctctgccttgcatgtgactggcctcAGCTGGTCCTTGGCATTATATAGCCCtaaatctgagcactgctaggagtgatccttgtgcacTGAATCAGCTGTAAGTCCTTGTAATAATTTACTGTGTGTGACTATCCCTGCAAagcacaccaaaaaacaaaatagtgaaTGTATACAGCTTGCCAGACTGAGAATTCACTCAAGGAAGAAACCATAAGAGGGTATATATGATACAGGAATAGTACTTGTTTGAGGAATGAATGAGTAATGCATCAATGAATGAAATTGAGATGCAGAAGGAAGTGGAAACTTTGTGAAGACAGAGGCAGAAACTTGCTTTGTTGATTACTGAGGAATTCTAGAGTTGTTTTCAAAGATGAAAGCAGACACTCAGAACCCAGATATAGCATTGATGCCTTGCTAGCCCATTTACCCACTGAGTTATGAAAGGAACTAATCCCTTCAGGTCCTAGAAAGTCAGGCAGGAAGCTGATGGGAATGAAATGACTAAGGCTTCTCAGTGTGATCTTGGGGTTTTGCCTGTTGGAACAGAGCTGCCAGGTGCTGCCTGATTTCCTTGGTTCTAGCCCCATAGATGATGGGATTGACCAGACATGGGAGCAGCAGGTAGAAGGCGCTCAGCAGGTTGTGGATGTCTTGGGAGGCTGTGCGGGCCACCCGGTAGACAATGGACGAGGACATAGTGGATGAGTAGACGGTGAAGATGACCAGCAGGTGGGACCCACATGTGTTTAGGGCCTTGGAGCGGGCTCCACCTGATGAGATTCTGAAGGCAGCGTGGATGATTCGGGAGTAGGAGGCACCCAGCAACAGCATGTCAAGCACTCGGTTGAAGATTCGGATAGCGAGTCCCACCCTCTTGTTCAGAGAGATGTCCCCACAGGAGAGCTTCATCAGCGCCATGTGTTCACAGGCAAAGTGGTGGATCACATTTGTTCTGCAGAAGCGGACCCGGGAGGCCAAAACCACTACTGGGGCTACGATGCCAGTGCTCCTGGCAGCTGCCATCCCTATCAGGACAGCCAAGAATTGGCTGGTCACTATCTCTGGGTAACGGAGAGGGTAGCAGATGGCAACAAAGCGGTCTAGGGCCATGACCAGGAGAATATTGCAATCAAAGACAATGAGAAAGTAGATGCTAAACATCTGCCCCAGGCAGCGAGCCAGGGAGATATGGTTAAAGTTGGTGGAAAAACTGAAGAGCATGGCGGGAATCACAGTGGTGGCCGCACAGATGTTGACAGCCAGAAGCAAGGCAATGAGCAGGTACATGGGCTGGTGCAGAGTCCTTTGGACCACCACTGTGTGGATGACCAGGCCATTGGCAGTAACGATCACCAGGTAGAGGCTGAGGAAGGGCAGCACTAGGAGGGCGCGGTATTCCTGAAGTCCTGGGAAGCCCACCAGGATGAAATTGGTGTAGGACACATTGGAGCTGACATTGTTCCACACAGCCATCACTCTGGGTGCTCGTGACTCAGAAGAGTTTACAGGGTCTTGTGGGAACTCAGCCCACCTGCCCTGCCTCACCAGGCTGCCCTGGGTGCATTGCCCTCCATGAACCACAATATTTCTACAAAGAAATTGCAGGTGTTTTCAGTTAGTGACACATTTAAAAAGACATCTGCCTTCTCCATTGCTACTCATTcctcttcttttctaaaaaatttctttctttttttaaatttaatttaattttttttgtttttgaatcacaccttaCAGTGGTTAGGACACCTTACAGTGGTTAGAGATTACtctggtctctgtactcaggaattactccagatgGGGTTGGAGAACAATATGAgaagccagaaattgaacctaattggccacatgcaagacaagtgtcctacctgctgcactatctctccaactttcACCCCCacctttaaaaaatttacaaactAACTGTTATGAGTTACTTCTTTGTGCCAAGCTCTGTTTTAGGTTTTTAGAACACAGTTAAGGTGATGGTGTTTGTCTTGGATGACATACATTGTACTGAGGTAGAGCTAAAGgataaatggaaagaaatgacaGAGAACAGCAGGTTGTTGGCACAGCTTCCCTCTGTCCCTATGTCAGATGCCTGGAGCCCAAGAACAAAGCCCAAGGCATATGCTCCTTCACCTGTAATAAAGGTGCTGGAT contains:
- the LOC126018185 gene encoding olfactory receptor 52K1-like, coding for MAVWNNVSSNVSYTNFILVGFPGLQEYRALLVLPFLSLYLVIVTANGLVIHTVVVQRTLHQPMYLLIALLLAVNICAATTVIPAMLFSFSTNFNHISLARCLGQMFSIYFLIVFDCNILLVMALDRFVAICYPLRYPEIVTSQFLAVLIGMAAARSTGIVAPVVVLASRVRFCRTNVIHHFACEHMALMKLSCGDISLNKRVGLAIRIFNRVLDMLLLGASYSRIIHAAFRISSGGARSKALNTCGSHLLVIFTVYSSTMSSSIVYRVARTASQDIHNLLSAFYLLLPCLVNPIIYGARTKEIRQHLAALFQQAKPQDHTEKP